A single genomic interval of Nocardioides palaemonis harbors:
- a CDS encoding VOC family protein codes for MKLQTISIFVDDQQQALDFYAGTLGFEVTADVPLGEHRWLTVRLGDSDAATEVSLEPKGHPAVAPFTDALAADGIPWCVLGVDDIDAEHQRLTALGVTFTQPPTDVGPVIVAVLDDTCGNLLQLAQRTG; via the coding sequence GTGAAGCTCCAGACCATCAGCATCTTCGTCGACGACCAGCAGCAGGCGCTCGACTTCTACGCCGGCACCCTCGGCTTCGAGGTCACCGCGGACGTCCCGCTGGGTGAGCACCGCTGGCTCACGGTCCGGCTGGGGGACAGCGACGCCGCCACCGAGGTCTCGCTCGAGCCCAAGGGCCACCCCGCGGTGGCGCCGTTCACCGACGCGCTCGCCGCCGACGGCATCCCCTGGTGCGTGCTCGGGGTCGACGACATCGACGCCGAGCACCAGCGCCTCACCGCGCTCGGCGTCACCTTCACCCAGCCGCCGACCGACGTGGGCCCGGTCATCGTCGCGGTCCTCGACGACACGTGCGGCAACCTGCTCCAGCTGGCGCAGCGCACCGGCTGA
- a CDS encoding HNH endonuclease signature motif containing protein: MTHPIITTAGLIDDALKAVVDANPTFMSTTEKADALRELVRLESRVTELRLRVMADAADVAAETGARDAADWLAHETRLRPEDARADLRLATALDRGRPEAGAALRAGDVTPAQARVVVRALEDLPAVVPAEVVDEAERVLVGHAARFAPKQLARIGRHILSVVAPHVADEAEAQRLAAQEQEARRRTRVSLRRQGDGTTRLSALLPDAIATRLAHYLEAFANPRCDDSPFGAAGVDRDPRVDPDPDDGATAHDPVARLPYPRRLGEAFCQLLECLDPGRLPVHGGDATTIVITIDLDALRSGIGAGDLLGAGTVPSDAHHDPCAGEHLSAGEVRRLACNARILPAVLGGASEVLDLGRAQRLFTAAQRRALLLRDRTCRAEGCDIPGTWSEAHHWVPWSADGPTDLANGVLLCSHHHHRAHDPAFSTERLANGDVRFARRT, translated from the coding sequence GTGACCCACCCGATCATCACCACCGCGGGCCTCATCGACGACGCGCTCAAAGCGGTCGTCGACGCCAACCCGACGTTCATGTCGACGACCGAGAAGGCCGACGCCCTGCGTGAGCTCGTGCGGCTCGAGTCGCGCGTCACCGAGCTGCGCCTGCGTGTCATGGCCGACGCCGCCGACGTCGCCGCGGAGACCGGCGCGCGCGACGCGGCGGACTGGCTGGCCCACGAGACCCGCCTCCGCCCGGAGGACGCGCGCGCCGACCTGCGGCTCGCCACCGCCCTCGACCGCGGTCGCCCCGAGGCGGGCGCTGCCCTGCGGGCGGGCGACGTGACGCCGGCGCAGGCGCGCGTCGTCGTCCGCGCCCTCGAGGACCTGCCAGCCGTGGTGCCCGCGGAGGTCGTCGACGAGGCGGAGCGGGTCCTGGTGGGACACGCGGCGCGCTTCGCCCCGAAGCAGCTCGCCCGCATCGGGCGCCACATCCTGTCGGTCGTGGCCCCGCACGTCGCCGACGAGGCCGAGGCGCAGCGCCTCGCCGCGCAGGAGCAGGAGGCGCGACGCCGCACCCGCGTCTCGCTGCGCCGCCAGGGCGACGGCACGACCCGCCTGTCGGCGCTGCTTCCCGACGCCATTGCCACGCGGCTCGCCCACTACCTCGAGGCCTTCGCCAACCCGCGCTGCGACGACTCCCCCTTCGGCGCTGCGGGCGTCGACCGCGACCCCCGCGTCGACCCCGACCCCGACGACGGGGCGACCGCGCACGACCCGGTCGCCCGCCTCCCCTACCCCCGGCGGCTCGGCGAGGCGTTCTGCCAGCTGCTCGAGTGCCTGGACCCCGGTCGGCTCCCGGTCCACGGCGGCGACGCGACCACGATCGTCATCACCATCGACCTCGACGCGCTCAGGTCCGGGATCGGTGCCGGTGACCTGCTCGGCGCCGGGACAGTTCCGAGCGACGCCCACCACGACCCGTGCGCGGGCGAGCACCTGAGCGCGGGCGAGGTCCGGCGGCTCGCCTGCAACGCCCGGATCCTCCCCGCCGTGCTCGGCGGCGCCTCCGAGGTCCTCGACCTCGGCCGCGCGCAGCGCCTCTTCACCGCCGCCCAGCGCCGCGCGCTGCTGCTGCGCGACCGCACCTGCCGGGCCGAGGGCTGCGACATCCCCGGCACGTGGTCCGAGGCCCACCACTGGGTGCCGTGGTCGGCCGACGGCCCCACCGACCTCGCCAACGGCGTCCTGCTCTGCTCCCACCACCACCATCGCGCCCACGACCCCGCCTTCTCGACCGAGAGGCTTGCCAACGGCGACGTCAGGTTCGCCAGGCGGACGTGA
- a CDS encoding phytanoyl-CoA dioxygenase family protein, whose protein sequence is MDLDRARQTWIDDGYVVLPAYLPPEVLEPAVAGLGDLFPSADDFHDGVDPERNARFVGDGFDGIDAFPFASLAVSRVPVSEAMRELATTLLATPDVRLYSAEAWGKYEGAADYDQDLHRDYLNHTILTPSSAPQFRQLEVFVFLSEVTVELGAPRMVRRSEVTDALPARPNFFPRSDPADADADADAFVSTGRPDLYELEVPATGPPGTVVAFQPQTVHRGSAITQPRGARFTMHVSYRPAAAEWAQRHAWADRSHDDHWYAFVDQAGPRELALLGFPEPGHAYWTDETLEGVAQRYPGLDLTPWRQG, encoded by the coding sequence ATGGACCTCGACCGCGCGCGGCAGACCTGGATCGACGACGGCTACGTGGTGCTGCCGGCGTACCTCCCGCCCGAGGTCCTCGAGCCGGCCGTCGCCGGGCTCGGCGACCTCTTCCCGTCGGCGGACGACTTCCACGACGGCGTCGACCCGGAGCGCAACGCGCGCTTCGTCGGCGACGGGTTCGACGGCATCGACGCCTTCCCGTTCGCCAGCCTCGCGGTCAGCCGGGTGCCCGTCAGCGAGGCGATGCGCGAGCTCGCGACGACCCTGCTCGCCACCCCGGACGTCCGCCTCTACTCGGCCGAGGCCTGGGGGAAGTACGAGGGTGCGGCCGACTACGACCAGGACCTGCACCGCGACTACCTCAACCACACGATCCTCACGCCGTCGAGCGCACCGCAGTTCCGCCAGCTCGAGGTCTTCGTCTTCCTCTCGGAGGTGACCGTCGAGCTCGGGGCGCCGCGGATGGTGCGCCGCTCGGAGGTCACCGACGCGCTCCCGGCGCGGCCGAACTTCTTCCCGCGCTCCGACCCTGCCGACGCCGACGCCGACGCCGACGCCTTCGTCTCGACGGGACGGCCGGACCTCTACGAGCTCGAGGTCCCGGCGACCGGGCCGCCCGGGACGGTCGTGGCGTTCCAGCCGCAGACCGTGCACCGCGGATCGGCGATCACGCAGCCCCGGGGCGCGCGGTTCACCATGCACGTCAGCTATCGGCCCGCTGCCGCGGAGTGGGCGCAGCGCCACGCCTGGGCCGACCGCAGCCACGACGACCACTGGTACGCCTTCGTCGACCAGGCCGGTCCCCGCGAGCTGGCTCTCCTCGGGTTCCCCGAGCCGGGGCACGCGTACTGGACGGACGAGACGCTCGAGGGCGTCGCGCAGCGCTACCCGGGCCTCGACCTGACGCCCTGGCGCCAGGGTTAG
- a CDS encoding lysoplasmalogenase — MPSARALVRPAAYVALAVADTIAAGRGPTARRLRYVLKPALMPALAWASAEHADGSQLARRTTAAQWLSWGGDVALLGDGERAFLAGVGSFFGAHVAYVAGFLSVRDPEPGWSDLRLPLALWAAAAPVMGLAAGRQDPSLRAPVTAYATVLSAMFAASRLVDRSLPRSSQRALRAGTALFVVSDTVLATQAFVLARPRPAIDAFVMATYTAGQGLIAAGVAGSSQRAT; from the coding sequence GTGCCCAGCGCCCGCGCCCTCGTCCGCCCCGCCGCCTACGTCGCCCTCGCCGTGGCCGACACCATCGCCGCCGGCCGCGGGCCGACCGCGCGACGCCTGAGGTACGTCCTCAAGCCCGCGCTGATGCCTGCGCTGGCGTGGGCGTCCGCCGAGCACGCCGACGGCTCGCAGCTGGCGCGGAGGACGACGGCCGCGCAGTGGCTGTCGTGGGGCGGCGACGTCGCCCTGCTCGGCGACGGCGAGCGGGCGTTCCTCGCCGGCGTCGGGTCGTTCTTCGGCGCGCACGTGGCCTACGTCGCCGGCTTCCTCTCGGTGCGCGACCCCGAGCCTGGCTGGTCCGACCTCCGGCTCCCGCTCGCGCTGTGGGCCGCCGCGGCGCCGGTGATGGGACTCGCGGCCGGGCGGCAGGACCCGTCGCTGCGCGCGCCGGTCACGGCGTACGCCACGGTCCTCAGCGCGATGTTCGCCGCGTCCCGGCTGGTCGACCGGTCGCTCCCCCGCTCCTCGCAGCGGGCGCTGCGGGCCGGCACCGCGCTCTTCGTGGTCTCGGACACCGTGCTCGCGACCCAGGCGTTCGTGCTGGCGCGACCACGGCCGGCGATCGACGCGTTCGTGATGGCGACCTACACGGCCGGGCAGGGGCTGATCGCCGCAGGGGTGGCAGGGAGCTCCCAGCGGGCGACCTGA
- a CDS encoding TraR/DksA family transcriptional regulator: protein MDTRDPESARERLRAERDDALARLASLTGDFDAVVAASLDSNADDEHDPEGHTIAFERSQIGAIVTQVRHHLAELDAALDRVDAGTYGTCEACGRPIGDTRLDALPAARTCIACAGRRQP, encoded by the coding sequence GTGGACACCCGCGACCCCGAGTCGGCGCGCGAGCGGCTGCGTGCCGAGCGCGACGACGCGCTCGCCCGGCTGGCGAGCCTGACCGGCGACTTCGACGCCGTGGTCGCCGCGTCACTGGACTCCAACGCCGACGACGAGCACGACCCCGAGGGCCACACGATCGCCTTCGAGCGCTCCCAGATCGGCGCGATCGTCACGCAGGTGCGCCACCACCTCGCCGAGCTCGACGCCGCGCTCGACCGCGTCGACGCCGGCACCTACGGCACGTGCGAGGCGTGCGGCCGGCCGATCGGCGACACGCGCCTCGACGCGCTGCCGGCGGCGCGGACCTGCATCGCGTGCGCGGGCAGGCGCCAGCCCTGA
- a CDS encoding serine/threonine protein kinase produces the protein MTTSPKAPPPGLTVGGYALRARLGEGGMGVVHLGQKPGERPVAIKVLRPHVVGDDEARRRLAREVSSLSRIRSRRIAEIVDADPWGEIPFVATRYVPGLSLHDHVQEEGPLEGDDLLWFADCLAEALDAVHSVGVLHRDIKPSNVIMEGRTPILIDFGLARVAEDSRITMNGWLLGTPGYLAPEILHGEDATAASDVHAWAATVAYAGTGRAPFGRGPSVAIMDRVRRGEHDLSDLDPVVLPLVEDALAPDAADRPTLDEVRDWLDELRHGDAPRPPRTAAHPVTLPYVAAAHQAAAAPTDVATRAPGASTPVPPVVPAAPPGVVDEPVHWSSDWDEPDVRDDPYGPPTQGWGEAGTLPHRQTRVLPDGSTEWVTDYGAPEPVPAGERLRRGLSLLALGGVVAGGITYAPYVALAVLFVTAWLLRSGSLAASSVGNRRSRRGAKWYDGIQLLLAAPWHVVAGLGGTVLLLFWCVGITAAVGLICFAASVSLTTSLGVVGAAFAVGLWWGPGSERLRSPVHRVVDPLARRGVAWLLVTLLVGALGSGLAAAAAAQGPRWTPYDDAPLSDVQLPRWF, from the coding sequence GTGACGACGTCCCCGAAGGCGCCGCCGCCCGGTCTGACCGTCGGCGGCTACGCGCTGCGCGCCCGCCTCGGCGAGGGCGGCATGGGCGTGGTCCACCTCGGCCAGAAGCCGGGGGAGCGACCGGTCGCGATCAAGGTGCTGCGCCCGCACGTGGTCGGCGACGACGAGGCGCGCCGTCGGCTGGCCCGCGAGGTGAGCTCGCTGAGCCGGATCCGCAGCCGCCGGATCGCGGAGATCGTCGACGCCGACCCGTGGGGCGAGATCCCGTTCGTCGCCACCCGCTACGTCCCGGGGCTCTCGCTGCACGACCACGTGCAGGAGGAGGGTCCGCTCGAGGGCGACGACCTGCTGTGGTTCGCCGACTGCCTCGCCGAGGCGCTGGACGCGGTCCACTCCGTCGGCGTCCTGCACCGCGACATCAAGCCGTCCAACGTGATCATGGAGGGCCGCACGCCGATCCTGATCGACTTCGGGCTGGCCCGCGTCGCGGAGGACTCGCGCATCACCATGAACGGCTGGCTGCTCGGCACGCCGGGCTACCTCGCTCCCGAGATCCTCCACGGCGAGGACGCCACCGCCGCGTCCGACGTGCACGCCTGGGCCGCCACGGTGGCCTACGCCGGCACCGGTCGCGCACCGTTCGGCCGGGGCCCGTCGGTGGCGATCATGGACCGCGTCCGCCGCGGCGAGCACGACCTGTCCGACCTCGACCCGGTCGTCCTGCCGCTCGTCGAGGACGCCCTCGCGCCCGACGCGGCCGACCGGCCGACGCTCGACGAGGTCCGCGACTGGCTCGACGAGCTGCGCCACGGCGACGCGCCGCGACCCCCGCGCACCGCGGCCCACCCGGTGACGCTGCCCTACGTCGCGGCCGCCCACCAGGCCGCCGCCGCGCCCACCGACGTCGCCACCCGCGCTCCCGGCGCCTCCACGCCGGTCCCGCCCGTCGTGCCTGCGGCGCCGCCCGGGGTCGTGGACGAGCCGGTGCACTGGTCGTCGGACTGGGACGAGCCGGACGTCCGGGACGACCCCTACGGTCCGCCCACCCAGGGGTGGGGCGAGGCCGGCACGCTGCCGCACCGGCAGACCCGCGTGCTGCCCGACGGCTCGACCGAGTGGGTCACCGACTACGGCGCACCGGAACCGGTCCCGGCCGGGGAGCGGCTGCGCCGCGGGCTGTCGCTGCTCGCGCTCGGCGGCGTGGTCGCCGGCGGCATCACCTACGCCCCCTACGTCGCGCTCGCGGTGCTGTTCGTCACCGCGTGGCTGCTGCGCAGCGGCTCGCTGGCGGCGAGCTCGGTCGGCAACCGGCGCAGCCGGCGCGGGGCGAAGTGGTACGACGGCATCCAGCTGCTGCTCGCGGCGCCCTGGCACGTCGTCGCCGGCCTCGGCGGCACGGTGCTGCTCCTCTTCTGGTGCGTCGGCATCACCGCGGCCGTCGGCCTGATCTGCTTCGCCGCGTCGGTCTCGCTGACCACCTCGCTCGGCGTCGTCGGTGCGGCCTTCGCGGTCGGGCTGTGGTGGGGGCCGGGCTCGGAGCGGCTGCGCTCACCGGTCCACCGGGTCGTCGACCCGCTCGCGCGGCGTGGCGTGGCCTGGCTGCTGGTCACGCTGCTCGTCGGCGCCCTCGGCTCCGGGCTGGCCGCGGCGGCCGCGGCGCAGGGACCGCGCTGGACGCCGTACGACGACGCGCCGCTCTCCGACGTCCAGCTGCCGCGCTGGTTCTGA
- a CDS encoding sensor histidine kinase has product MPPFLRQLWHLPAAPGARGRTQVDVGLVVYFAVHGILETVVGPDDRAWRWVALATFLVWLPTLLVRRTHTLVPITVFSAMAVVQLAVGVASGRQPADLTAGVAALMIPFALARWARGRDAVVGIGLFAAVAGIALVTQTTSTGDRVGGLAVVVASVALGAVFRSRAVLQVRELGDVRRDERERLARDLHDTVAHHLTAIAISAQAGLAVADTDPEAAKRALRRIDEEASRTLAETRTVVRALREEGDVPERPLDDLAGLAGAGDGGPAVDVRLDDVDGLSPTTAAALHRIAQEAVSNARRHALDPTRVDVRVVRRGTDVELTVHDDGRGRPPQGAGFGIVGMTERAALLGGTLVAGPATGGGWTVRAVLPERAEDAW; this is encoded by the coding sequence GTGCCTCCCTTCCTGCGCCAGCTCTGGCACCTGCCCGCGGCTCCGGGCGCGCGCGGACGCACGCAGGTCGACGTCGGGCTCGTCGTCTACTTCGCCGTCCACGGCATCCTGGAGACGGTCGTCGGCCCGGACGACCGAGCCTGGCGGTGGGTGGCGCTCGCCACCTTCCTGGTGTGGCTGCCCACGCTGCTCGTGCGCCGCACCCACACCCTCGTGCCCATCACGGTCTTCTCGGCGATGGCGGTCGTCCAGCTCGCCGTCGGGGTCGCCTCCGGGAGGCAGCCGGCCGACCTCACGGCGGGGGTGGCCGCCCTGATGATCCCGTTCGCGCTCGCCCGCTGGGCGCGCGGGCGCGACGCCGTCGTCGGGATCGGCCTCTTCGCGGCGGTCGCCGGCATCGCGCTGGTCACCCAGACGACCTCGACCGGCGACCGGGTCGGCGGCCTCGCCGTCGTCGTCGCCTCGGTGGCGCTCGGTGCGGTCTTCCGGTCGCGGGCGGTGCTGCAGGTGCGCGAGCTCGGCGACGTACGCCGCGACGAGCGCGAGCGGCTGGCCCGCGACCTGCACGACACGGTCGCCCACCACCTCACCGCCATCGCGATCAGTGCGCAGGCGGGCCTCGCGGTCGCCGACACCGACCCGGAGGCGGCCAAGAGGGCGCTGCGGCGCATCGACGAGGAGGCCAGCCGGACGCTCGCGGAGACGCGCACCGTCGTCCGCGCGCTCCGCGAGGAGGGCGACGTCCCCGAACGCCCGCTCGACGACCTGGCCGGGCTGGCCGGCGCGGGCGACGGCGGACCGGCTGTCGACGTCCGCCTCGACGACGTCGACGGCCTCTCCCCCACGACCGCAGCGGCCCTCCACCGGATCGCGCAGGAGGCGGTGTCCAACGCCCGGCGGCACGCGCTCGACCCGACCCGGGTGGACGTGCGGGTCGTCCGCCGCGGCACCGACGTCGAGCTGACCGTGCACGACGACGGCCGCGGCCGGCCCCCGCAGGGCGCGGGCTTCGGGATCGTCGGCATGACCGAGCGCGCGGCGCTGCTCGGCGGCACCCTCGTCGCCGGCCCCGCGACCGGCGGCGGGTGGACCGTCCGCGCGGTGCTGCCCGAGCGGGCGGAGGACGCCTGGTGA
- a CDS encoding ArsR/SmtB family transcription factor, with amino-acid sequence MADIYKALADGTRRALLDELVERDEQTLFELCSRLAMKHDLTPTRQAVSQHLDVLESAGLVTVERRGRYKLHTIDTTPLAEIAERWPTRKAGT; translated from the coding sequence GTGGCCGACATCTACAAGGCGCTCGCCGACGGCACGCGCCGGGCCCTGCTCGACGAGCTGGTCGAGCGCGACGAGCAGACGCTGTTCGAGCTCTGCTCCCGCCTGGCGATGAAGCACGACCTGACCCCGACGCGCCAGGCGGTGTCGCAGCACCTCGACGTCCTCGAGTCGGCAGGGCTCGTCACGGTGGAGCGACGGGGTCGCTACAAGCTCCACACCATCGACACCACCCCGCTCGCCGAGATCGCCGAGCGGTGGCCCACCCGGAAGGCAGGCACGTGA
- a CDS encoding NERD domain-containing protein — translation MAAAFLHLLNTAVLAHEPRAIHHLRGSWGEDNTRSELEAARKKKLVWGWVDSITLRAGDLDHVVITRNGGVVVLDSKFHTSVTTASVAAMTASAARARVRTEALARTLLKPEAHGRRRANRTSVSVTSCIVLWGPARHGVPEGFQADGVHFVDGRRLCEWLSALPPSAVSEEAAREFLQGLTAFRARMQLDVAR, via the coding sequence GTGGCAGCCGCCTTCCTCCACCTCCTCAACACGGCCGTCCTCGCCCACGAGCCGCGCGCGATCCACCACCTGCGTGGGAGCTGGGGCGAGGACAACACCCGCTCGGAGCTGGAGGCTGCGAGGAAGAAGAAGCTGGTCTGGGGATGGGTCGACAGCATCACGCTCCGGGCTGGCGACCTGGACCACGTGGTCATCACCCGCAACGGTGGCGTGGTCGTCCTCGACTCGAAGTTCCACACGTCGGTCACCACCGCGAGCGTGGCGGCGATGACTGCGTCGGCTGCGCGAGCGCGTGTCCGCACCGAGGCGCTCGCCCGCACGCTCCTCAAGCCCGAGGCCCACGGTCGACGGCGAGCGAATCGCACCAGCGTGTCGGTGACGTCCTGCATCGTCCTGTGGGGACCCGCTCGCCACGGTGTGCCGGAGGGCTTCCAGGCCGACGGGGTGCACTTCGTGGACGGAAGGCGCCTGTGCGAGTGGCTCTCGGCGCTTCCGCCGTCCGCAGTCTCCGAGGAGGCTGCGCGGGAGTTCCTGCAAGGCCTCACGGCCTTCCGAGCAAGGATGCAGCTCGACGTCGCGCGATGA
- a CDS encoding glycosyltransferase family 2 protein, whose translation MTTLPRSLPSTPFDRPRTTGAVVGRREILTPPSRLDRATRRRIVAVIDPVWSTDTDDPTDHTRAPREVIERAAELLTARLKPGELISATPNGRLLLQLRREDRAARPVRLQEMAYFALEVLDRLHRTDGVVDLGVGWSPITRKQDPEAAAKAAAEAATESLRQRDLQPRQDGAHVKARNPRISGWTAWRQGVWATVGSIALPFLAMVALYRVGIDVSTPLYWTLVVALGITALTIWAEVSHAFTPPKLPARPEGPAPRATAVIAAYLPNESDTILETVEHFVAHEYEGGLQVVLAYNTPVDLPVEAELAALEERHDDLVVLRVPDSTSKAQNVNAALRVATGELIGIFDADHHPADGSFERAWRWIADGHDVVQGHCVIRNGEDSALARLVAVEFEQVYAVSHPGRAALHGFGIFGGSNGYWRATALERIRLRGSFLTEDIEASMRTLDAGGSIVNDPGLVSYELAPDRVGALWKQRMRWAQGWFQVSVRHLWTLLRNPQLSVRQRLGLTYLLGWREVYPWVSLAAWPLLGFLAWRDGGLDMSTPLFVLITLFVTVSGPLQTLAAYRLAEPSVRRHKRWFVTAAILNLLVYTEAKNLVNRVAHLKQLRGEHQWVVTPRTASSTGSSSADDSSTSPSTSADTPEVAA comes from the coding sequence GTGACCACCCTCCCCCGCAGTCTTCCGAGCACGCCGTTCGACCGGCCCCGCACCACGGGCGCCGTCGTCGGGCGGCGCGAGATCCTGACCCCGCCCTCCCGTCTGGACCGGGCCACCCGGCGCCGCATCGTCGCGGTGATCGACCCGGTCTGGAGCACCGACACCGACGACCCGACCGACCACACGCGCGCCCCGCGCGAGGTCATCGAGCGCGCCGCCGAGCTGCTCACCGCCCGCCTCAAGCCGGGCGAGCTGATCTCGGCGACGCCCAACGGCCGGCTGCTGCTGCAGCTGCGCCGTGAGGACCGCGCCGCGCGACCGGTGCGCCTGCAGGAGATGGCGTACTTCGCGCTCGAGGTGCTCGACCGGCTCCACCGCACCGACGGCGTCGTCGACCTCGGCGTCGGCTGGTCGCCGATCACCCGCAAGCAGGACCCGGAGGCCGCCGCGAAGGCGGCCGCCGAGGCGGCCACCGAGTCGCTGCGCCAGCGCGACCTCCAGCCGCGCCAGGACGGCGCCCACGTCAAGGCCCGCAACCCGCGCATCTCCGGCTGGACCGCCTGGCGCCAGGGCGTCTGGGCCACCGTCGGCAGCATCGCGCTGCCGTTCCTCGCGATGGTCGCGCTCTACCGCGTCGGCATCGACGTCAGCACCCCGCTCTACTGGACCCTCGTCGTCGCGCTCGGCATCACCGCGCTGACGATCTGGGCCGAGGTGTCGCACGCCTTCACCCCGCCCAAGCTCCCCGCCCGGCCCGAGGGCCCGGCGCCCCGGGCGACCGCGGTGATCGCGGCGTACCTGCCCAACGAGAGCGACACCATCCTCGAGACGGTCGAGCACTTCGTCGCCCACGAGTACGAGGGTGGGCTGCAGGTCGTGCTGGCCTACAACACCCCGGTCGACCTGCCGGTCGAGGCCGAGCTGGCCGCGCTCGAGGAGCGCCACGACGACCTCGTCGTGCTGCGGGTCCCCGACTCGACCTCCAAGGCGCAGAACGTCAACGCCGCGCTGCGCGTCGCGACCGGTGAGCTGATCGGCATCTTCGACGCCGACCACCACCCGGCCGACGGCTCCTTCGAGCGGGCCTGGCGCTGGATCGCCGACGGCCACGACGTGGTCCAGGGCCACTGCGTGATCCGCAACGGCGAGGACTCCGCGCTCGCCCGCCTGGTCGCGGTCGAGTTCGAGCAGGTCTACGCCGTCTCCCACCCGGGCCGCGCCGCGCTGCACGGCTTCGGCATCTTCGGCGGCTCCAACGGCTACTGGCGCGCCACCGCCCTCGAGCGGATCCGGCTGCGCGGCTCGTTCCTCACCGAGGACATCGAGGCGTCCATGCGGACCCTCGACGCCGGCGGCAGCATCGTCAACGACCCCGGGCTCGTGTCCTACGAGCTGGCCCCCGACCGCGTCGGCGCGCTGTGGAAGCAGCGGATGCGCTGGGCGCAGGGCTGGTTCCAGGTCTCGGTCCGCCACCTGTGGACCCTGCTGCGCAACCCGCAGCTGTCGGTGCGCCAGCGCCTCGGCCTGACCTACCTGCTCGGCTGGCGCGAGGTCTACCCGTGGGTCTCGCTGGCCGCGTGGCCGCTGCTCGGCTTCCTCGCCTGGCGCGACGGCGGGCTCGACATGTCGACGCCGCTGTTCGTCCTGATCACCCTGTTCGTGACGGTGTCCGGCCCGCTGCAGACGCTCGCGGCGTACCGCCTGGCGGAGCCCAGCGTGCGCCGGCACAAGCGCTGGTTCGTCACCGCCGCGATCCTCAACCTGCTCGTCTACACCGAGGCGAAGAACCTGGTGAACCGCGTCGCGCACCTCAAGCAGCTGCGCGGCGAGCACCAGTGGGTCGTCACCCCGCGGACCGCCTCGAGCACCGGCTCGTCGTCCGCCGACGACTCCTCGACCTCCCCCTCGACCTCTGCCGACACCCCGGAGGTGGCCGCATGA
- a CDS encoding acyltransferase family protein, giving the protein MSTLTVRPRPAPERDTGPTGSGSASNDRRVFPLTTLRALAALSVVTFHAYQSMRSGSDSAWPWDGLAHRLMTGTDLFVEMFFVLSGLVLWLPVARAVAAGGETRSGRAMLLRRTARLLPLYLTVVLVVWSLTNYRVPGHWQDLLLHLTFTHVYSDDYIFWTAGPAWSLAVEFHFYLLVALSFPVIRWALRRWPQARTAVLVLPPTLLAVVGLAYNALMIHVVHPDMTDWSAWFSPASRAGSFAVGMFLAVLSAREITLSIVARRMTASVGIAALLALVVARPETAVTHWWPTMYAVALGVALAAIVLHRGPWARVLSEPTLAWLGGLGYGIYLIHEPVLRLVKHLGLAPEPQQGPAFLALAVLVAIPTIALAWVSSKTVEAAGLRLATLLDRDGRSRDYYPHLASDPA; this is encoded by the coding sequence ATGAGCACCCTGACCGTACGTCCGCGTCCCGCCCCCGAGCGCGACACCGGCCCCACCGGGTCGGGGTCCGCGTCGAACGACCGGCGGGTCTTCCCCCTCACCACCCTCCGCGCCCTCGCGGCGCTGAGCGTCGTGACCTTCCACGCCTACCAGTCGATGCGCAGCGGATCCGACTCCGCGTGGCCGTGGGACGGCCTCGCCCACCGGCTGATGACCGGCACCGACCTGTTCGTCGAGATGTTCTTCGTGCTCTCGGGCCTGGTGCTCTGGCTGCCGGTCGCCCGGGCCGTCGCCGCCGGCGGCGAGACCCGGTCGGGTCGCGCGATGCTGCTGCGACGGACCGCCCGGCTGCTGCCGCTCTACCTGACGGTGGTGCTGGTGGTGTGGTCGCTGACCAACTACCGGGTCCCCGGCCACTGGCAGGACCTGCTCCTGCACCTGACGTTCACCCACGTCTACAGCGACGACTACATCTTCTGGACCGCGGGGCCTGCCTGGAGCCTCGCCGTGGAGTTCCACTTCTACCTGCTGGTCGCGCTGTCGTTCCCGGTGATCCGGTGGGCGCTGCGTCGCTGGCCGCAGGCGCGCACCGCGGTGCTGGTGCTCCCGCCGACCCTGCTCGCCGTCGTGGGCCTGGCCTACAACGCGCTGATGATCCACGTCGTCCACCCCGACATGACCGACTGGTCCGCGTGGTTCTCCCCCGCCTCGCGGGCCGGCAGCTTCGCGGTCGGCATGTTCCTCGCGGTGCTGAGCGCCCGCGAGATCACGTTGTCCATCGTCGCACGCCGGATGACGGCGTCGGTTGGCATCGCCGCGCTGCTCGCGCTGGTCGTCGCCCGCCCGGAGACCGCGGTCACGCACTGGTGGCCGACGATGTACGCCGTCGCGCTGGGCGTCGCGCTCGCCGCGATCGTCCTGCACCGCGGCCCGTGGGCGCGCGTGCTGAGCGAGCCGACGCTCGCGTGGCTCGGTGGCCTCGGCTACGGCATCTACCTGATCCACGAGCCGGTGCTGCGCCTGGTCAAGCACCTCGGCCTGGCGCCGGAGCCGCAGCAGGGACCGGCGTTCCTCGCTCTCGCGGTGCTGGTCGCGATCCCGACGATCGCTCTCGCGTGGGTCAGCTCGAAGACCGTCGAGGCGGCCGGCCTGCGGCTGGCGACGCTGCTCGACCGCGACGGTCGCAGCCGCGACTACTACCCGCACCTCGCGTCCGACCCGGCCTGA